tttaaagaatataaGTAACTagctaattatatttattttagtataaaattttaattttataaataatatattttgaatatatataatgcACGGATATTTAGTTTGCATAAAACAATGACACACATGCATGTAAACCCTAGCTAGGACAGATAGTCagtgtaatttttatatttagtttgAATATAATGCATTATAGACacaattaggatttttttattatattttttccttttttaacttctcttatctatttttaatttctttgatcATTCTTCTCTCGCTCTCAACATCTATACAGCTTTCAAGCCAGTCCATATTCAGAAAAAGCATAGAGAGACACAATTAGGATTGtgagaaacaaaaggaaaaaaaaccagGACAGAACATGATGAAGCACGGTTGTTCATCAAAGTTGCACactaaagaagagaaagaagtcGCTAAAATGCTTCTGGAGTTTCAGCATTCAGAACCTCCCTTGTTGAATTGGGGTCGCAAGAGGAAAAGATCTGCAGTTCAAGATTGTTTTTCTCCATCTCTTGTTTTTCTGCAAAACCATTCGCGTCACACAAGAACGGTTATGAAGAAGGTGCTGCTGAAAACGGAGAACGCTTCCAGCCCTGATACACCTCTCTCCTTCCATCCCGATGAAAACCCTAATCTCTCCATAAAACAACAGTCTCCCAAAAAGGTATCTTCTTTTTTCTCACCTTTTGTCATgccttctcatttatttttacaaatgttaattattatttattaattctttttaacagagaaatcaaattcactatattttttctttattttcttcttttatcacCAAATCTTTggatctttctttttcttgaaataTTTCTACATCACAGGAGTTGGACTCAATTCAATAAAACcttcatcttattttatttcttctaaattattatttttttaactgcaaaaaaaaaacaatttaatacaATCAGCAAAGTTTAACCACAATCTGTGATCAAACCTGCCAACAAATATCAGAATAAAAAACACAGTGCTCAAGCACACACAGAACACCTCTCCCTACGAAAACACCCAGAGCTATGAATACATTTGAAATCTCCCTCCCTCTATAAACCGCTACTGACGGAAAAATAGGTcaaattattgtataaaaaaatagttcaaattACTCACTGCCCTTAAGAGGTGTAAATTTCTTTTAACAATTCTTGTGTTATTGTTACTAagtatttatgaattttattgattgatttttgtaaacaaacaaaaaaaaaactttgatgaGTGAGTcttctttttcaaatatatattgtttttacaCATAATACTTAGTTTAAAACCTTAaacttacattttaatttttaaaaaattaatcgaatgaagaaagaatataattaaagaaTCTCACGTAGAGTTTGTGAGTTTgaatttcactttcttttaaGATAAGGTAAATGTAAAGGGTTTTCCTAAACGGTTGTCGCCATTCCCtctcttaaattttttagaaacggaagaaaatgatgaaattaCTTAATGATTAATCCAATTtcgtattttattttcattcaactCATATCTTGACCCAAAGGCAGGTTTGGATATGTATTACTCTTTGTTCCATTGATGGTCACAAGAGTGAATGATTTTTGGATGTTAAAAACCACtacaaaatatagaaaaaaaatcttacaaatttgtcaatttttcttttttcaatctcATTTCCTAACTTTCTTTAATCGTTTTTTTCgagtttaaataaatattttttcttttactcttttaaaTGTTCTGTCCATTTACAATAATCAACACTATCTTATCGATCAGATAATctttttttacttcttctttGAATTCTCTTTCCTTCTTAAAAATCTAATACCTTTTCTCTCAAGTTCAACGTTACAAATATCAATTCTAATGTTCTATCGGAATCAAAGGTCATTGACAACCTCAACaacttaacttttaaatttaccTTTCTCTGGAATTAGCTTGGTGGATAAGATGAAGAAAATTAGGGAAGTAGGAGGTTATGGAAGAAGAATTTAcaaatttatagatttttttcttgtattttgtgatgatttttaatttccCAAAAATTATCTATAATCATTAATGAAATCAAAAGAGTAACATGTAGGTTCAAATATTCGAACCAAAACGTATAGAGTTTAATTCTTTGAGGATGaaaataaaactcaattttatatgattgagtttcaaatattttaatatttataaagatgaaaaatatattttaacttatcatttaagtttttaaaaatgtcaTATAAGTTAAGTTATTTGGTTCTCTCTTTTTAGTTGCCTCATTTTGTCATTATTTCTGTTTTTGgcaatttattgaatttttggaTTCCATCGGTAGATAGAGTTGCctcattttaatcttttgtttaaTCGGAACAGCAGTTGTACAGTGTGAAGCTTTTCTACGCCAAGGCGAAGGCCTTCAATTTGAAGTTGaaagcaaaaaaacaaaaaacaagagGTACTCTATTTTAAGAAGAATGATTCTACCATAAAACCATCatcttcaaaattataaaaactatttttttaaaccgAAAATAAGAGCCTAAAACACATTTTATCttcatattaattttctttattttttattagaatcttcatttttttaatcagaaaaaggtatatatataaaagggcACAAAAGGTACCCTAACCGTCCTTTTTTTAACAATCCTATTTTGTTTCCCTGTTACCTTTTGGACTTTTTTCTATCAAGATTTTACTCGTCATTTTATGTTGAAAAAAGTTTAATGGAGATCCTAAATCTTTATGAaacactttaaaaataataaaaaaacatatatgatataattttttatgcaatatGAAGAGAAAGATACAGAAAAGCAAGAGATATTGGTGGAGTATTTAAAAGAATGAAATGCTGTATTTgtgtattattaatttattactcACTTTTATCATCTGTGATGGTGGTCaccaattttcattttgatttacaGCTAATTAATGGCCAAAAAAGTGAACCCACTTTGGAATTTGGCGGGTCAATGCTGCAATCGGTTCATGTCAATGGTTCAGTCAACCCTTCCGGTTCGAAGGCTCAAAATGAAAAGCTTCTGATGATGCCTTTTCAGAATCAGATTTCTGGAGCAACCCAAAGTGAGAGATTTCTTGTGTCTGGCCATCCAACGACGTCGTTGCAAGTGCCATCAACTTCATCTAATGGATTGGGCCACGAGGCCCATCTGGCCCATCCTGGTCTAAACACCAACCCAGTAGAGTTCACCCAAATAAACTCGTCTCAATCTCAACCGTTGGATGAGGCCACAGCAAACAGGGAATTGAATAGAGCCCTTGCAGCTGAAGCAAGACGGAGGAGGATTCTGATTTTCAGGCTAAAGTACAGCCAAAAATCACGTAATGATTATAGGTGACAACATAGGCTTATTTTGCCTTTTAttcttttagaattttaaatatgaGTGCTTAGTGTCAAAGATAACAACGTAGGGTATTTAcaaaaagaaggataaagaacATGTAGGATACTTGATTGTGTCTTGCTACGATTGGGATTGCCACATCTTGTGCCAATcttaactgttttttttttttaataatacgtTGAATCCTTTTGCTGTGAACAAAATTGAGTGAATAGACAATTTAGTTCCTGAGATTGTAtctattttgcatattagtctctaacttaatgttaaattcaaaataattcatatctttgcataagagttgcaaaatagtccttccgttaaattttaaagtatagTCATTAGTgtggtcaattttagtgccacgtggactatccaacgtgacactaaaggatgacgtggtATGACACATGGTCGTGTCTCCTAAAAGatgtcacgtcatttgatgataacaaaatgaataaataggcaatttagtcatTGACTTTGTACCCATGTTGCATATTAatccctaacttaatgaaaaattcaaaatagtctctatcttttgcataagtgttgtaAAATAGTCGTTAACTTAAAAGATGCTAGAAATCTTGCTTAAAGTGTCAATGCATTGCAAAGGTTATGCCTTGCACGATTTTTGGCGGCGCAGATTTCTTCTTGGATTTcttgtcatcttttgattcctctgattttttctcttctttcttttcttcttcatttgcttttttctccttcactttgttttcctctggttttttctcttcctattcaaaaaaaaaaaaaaaaaaatcaaaactcggaatgatacattgatggtagttgaagaaaaaaaaagagacaaagagAATGGTTATGCAGACCTCGCCCATTGGTGTTGATGGCTACAGAGATAAGGTTGTTGCTGTtgatttttggttctttttatttgtgcaagtgTGTGTGGGTTCTTTTTCGTATATATGTCTCAATTGGTTCAGAACTATCAAATTTGAAGAAGCCACTCattctatcatcatcaaatgatgtggcattaaaattgacctcactaacagtgttacttttaaatttaacgGAATGACTATTTTGCAATACTTATGCAAAAAATAgggattattttgaatttttcattaagttagggactaatatgcaacaggggtacaaagtcagggactaaattgcctatttactcgttttgttatcatcaaatgacgtgacatCTTTTAAGAGACACGTCCACGTGTCATTCTTTAATGTCACATTGGATAGTCCacgtgacactaaaattgacTTCATTAACGAcgttacttttaaaatttaacgaaaagattattttgcaacacttatgtaaaaataaaaactattttgaatttaatattaagttaggaACTAATATATAAAATGGATACAATCTGAgagactaaattgcctattcactcggaaaaaaatatatgtaggaTTGAATTTTCTATTTTGGAAAATTTGAGAGAGATTTGGGATTCTTAATTTTGTGATGAATTAAATTTAGAAGAGATCGTGAATAAAATGAGATTACGGTACTTTGTTTACCAGTGAGAGCATTTCatggtttttacttttttatttttattttttattgacgatggactttttttctaattaaaacagAACTTATCTATTTTGcgcacaaaatatttttttagaatgataTTAAGGCTAGCAGAACAGTTGTACACTTTTCATGATTTCTTCAGTGTAATTATAACATTAATTTCAATAGAattcttctatttatttatcttttaatgtaTCCTTTAAACATTGGTTAGCaagattatttactttttttttccacaaGGAAAGCCTTCGGCCTTAGAGTACTTATAGAGCATTAGAGTGGAACTTACATTTTACCTTATCCAAAAAGATGACTAGAGCCCTGGAGGCTTTCTCATATGCGACAGTCTACCTTACTTTAGGTTATTAGGAATGTCAAAATCTTATGAAtgcaaaacatttttcttttaatttttcagtgaaataaaaaaaaatattacatcaaTAATAATCTTTTATTCCATTCATTATGCAATATAAACAATGTCACAcgtttcctttttttaatcgaaataatagaattaaatgtgatatataaatttgattacacttaagaagaataaattgtagcataattaatttgattttttattactattaaaaggttaatttttttagtaggtaatttatatctaaaattaattatacaatgaaaagtaatttttgttttgcttctTGAACAAAACAATGTGTTTCCATTGCATATCTCAAAATAGACAATGATAACATGTTTTTGCTATGTAACATGCACAACATATGTTAGGAGTGAGACGTTGATATATAACATAAATGtgtttttgttatataatatacACATTGGATCAACAAGTCTAGTCTAGTTCAATTGCTTAAAAATTAAGTGTGGATTGTTGATAAATTACTTACTaccttaatttgatttttatgaataaaaaatacacattaCAAATATGTTTGTATTGTGTGTAAAGTGTATTCTTAACTCAATGAAAATGtatttctattatattattatataagatGTTTCTTCTCATAAAATATGTCTTATATATATGAGAACATACCatatgagagaaaaatattatatatatatatatatatatatatatataaaagagtaagatgattaaatttatattatataactaAACATGAATCATTAAGATATAGTTTGATTCTCTCATTCTCGTTCACGTGAGATATGCCTTAAAtgtgagagaaaaatatattatataaaagtgagagaattaaatttgaatcatatAATCAAACATGAATAATCAAGACATAATATTATATGTGATCACTTAAAATCATGtgacttttttactttaaattttacttaacCATCTATGTATGTTTATACACAATCATAAAAAACATGAAGTGAAGAAGTAAAATATACTATCCTCTCTTTATCATTATTACAaggttcaaattaaaaatataatttagtaattttatatgatttaatataaaaattttcatgcattaattattttttacaagaaGGTTCTTCATTAATATGGATTCTAGAATGATGTGATAGTGGAAAAATATAATCCATTAatgtttgttaaattaattaaaaataaatttaatattcttaattaaattaattaatatttttaatttataagaattaattaattgaaacttataataagaaaataaaggagCATATACTTATAGTTATATGGCGTTGGTGGTGTCTCCCATGCATCCCCCAATACCGAACATAGAATTCTAGATAAGCCAACCTTTCTTATTCATACACTTACATTATAGAACAATGAACAATCTGGTCTACGAGGAACATATCAAACAATTCAaaggtaattaattaatacgcttaaaacttaaaaaagggATACGAACATCACCAAAAATATAGGAGAAATAGGTAGAATGGAAAAAAGTAGAGACAGACATATATAGATACATGACTACTAGCAGGAAATTTAGTAATTAAAACAAGGTAGTGATGAACCATTTACTGGTCCTAGTAAGCTTGTTCCCCCTCCTCAACCTCCTCCTCATCGTACTCATCCTCATCAGCAGTAGCATCCTGATATTGCTGGTACTCTGCCACCAAATCGTTCATGTTGCTCTCTGCCTCAGTGAACTCCATTTCGTCCATTCCTTCACCAGTGTACCAGTGCAAGAAGGCCTTGCGCCTGTACATTGCAGTGAATTGCTCACTCACCCTTCTGAACATCTCCTGAATTGAGGTGGAGTTTCCAATGAAAGTGCACGACATCTTCAAGTTCCTCGGAGGGATGTCACACACACTCGACTTAACGTTGTTGGGAATCCACTCAACGAAGTAGGACGAGTTCTTGTTCTGCACGTTGATCATTTGCTCGTCCACTTCCTTGGTGCTCATCTTTCCCCTGAACATGGCTGATGCTGTCAGGTAACGGCCATGGCGGGGATCGGCGGCACACATCATGTTCTTGGCGTCCCACATTTGCTGGGTGAGTTCGGGGACAGTGAGGGACACGTACTGCTGAGACCCGCGTGAGGTGAGAGGTGCAAACCCCACCATGAAGAAGTGGAGACGTGGGAATGGGATCAGGTTCACTGCTAGCTTCCTCAGGTCGGAGTTCAGTTGTCCAGGGAACCTCAAGCAACAGGTCACTCCACTCATTGTTGCAGATATCAGGTGGTTCAGATCACCAACTGCAACCAAAAGATTAACATTAAGAGTGTATTTGATAAGGTATTtcaattagtttttatcttttttactagttgaaaaatttgttttattatttgataattaagttTCTTTTAGTAGTTTCTAGCCTAAATTAACCAAGTTATTGTTGGTTACATGGCTAATTAATTACTTGGGGGTGGTGGAAGGGAATTCTGGCTATGGGAAATTTTACATGATCTTAAATTATGATACATGGTCTTGGACAATCTTCACATGATACATAATTGAGTCTTAGATACTTATGTAGTCTCATATTTATGTAACTGTTTCAAATTGCTAAATGTTTGAATGTGTGCAAAAATGAATGCAGGGAATCCGGATCTGAGTGGGAGTCAGTCGAATCTTTATCTGACAGTTTTACGGTAATTGATTGTGTGAAAAAACTTTATCCACATTTTCCAATTGTTGAACATGTGAATGCATGGAGAAATCCAAATCCAAGAGGGAGTGGTACTTACAACTAGGAGTGGTGAGTTTTAAGGTCCTGAAGCAAATGTCATAGAGTGCTTCATTGTCAAGAACCATGCACTCATCTGCATTCTCCACTAGTTGGTGAACGGACAAAGTAGCATTGTAAGGCTCCACAACCGTGTCAGAGACCTTTGGAGATGGAAAAACAGAGAAAGTAAGCATCATTCTGTCCGGGTACTCCTCCCTGATCTTCGATATCAACAGTGTTCCCATGCCAGAACCCGTGCCTCCTCCAAGTGAGTGACACACTTGAAAACCTGATCGAGAAAAAGGACTCAAAATGAACATACATGAAACTCAAAACCATATAATTTACCCATAGTGAAGCTGCGTTATTGTTTCAGGTTGTACTCATACAAAATCTTCTGATGTGCGAAAATACATTGTTTGAGGTGTAGTTATAAGGTTGGTTAggtgttaaaagaaaaaaagaaagaaagaataatgTCATAGATTATCGAAATAAAGAAACATTGTTTGAGGTGGCACTTGTAAATTCATGTACTATAGACTGTAGTGAACAATTGGTCTTTCTAAGATCGACATTGAGATAAAGATTTTGATTCACTTTTGTTACCCTCAACTTAATTTCCAATTTACAAAAGTAAAACCACATTGTCGGTGCTTACTAATTGTTACACTATCAAAGTCATGCACATATAATTAGGGGAAACaaataagatatttatttaatattcaacGAGGCATGATAAAGTATGGCCACGTGGTCCCTTCCTGTTCTCCCACTACACGGGTCAAGTGTCAACTTCAGCGAAATAACATATGGGctcaaacaacaaaaataatgaagCATCAATTATTGCAGCAGAAAGCCGACaccataaaaagaaaagaaaatgaacctGATGCAGTGATAGTAGTACTAACCAAGTGAGTTCCAGAAGCCAGATCTAGTAGCGttcttttaattattctaaTAGATCTATAGTAATAATGATTAATCAGCACATAAGCACAAAAAGAAACTCCATATACATGATGATGAgtgaatgaaaatataatattatattaatttgtacACGATAGTACGTACCTTGTAAGCAGTCACAATTCTCGGCCTCTTTGCGAACGACGTCGAGGACGGAATCGATCAACTCGGCACCTTCGGTGTAGTGGCCCTTGGCCCAATTGTTGCCGGCGCCGGACTGGCCGAAGACGAAGTTGTCGGGCCTGAAGATCTTGCCGTATGGGCCGGATCTGATGCTGTCCATGGTGCCGGGCTCCAGATCCATGAGGACGGCCCGGGGAACGTACCTTCCGCCGGAGGCCTCATTGTAGTAGACGTTGATCCTCTCCAGTTGGAGATCGGAGGCCTCGTCGCCGGTGTACTTTCCGGTGGGGTCGATGCCGTGTTCGTCGCATATCACTTCCCAGAACTTGGAACCGATTTGGTTCCCGCATTGCCCACCTTGCACGTGCAATATCTCCCTCATTCTTGTGGTTATTTTCGGGTTCTGATATGAAGCGCAGATTCAATACATTTATAtttgcctctctctctctctctctctctttctctctatatatatggtAATTATGGGATCTGAGAGAGGGTAATAATGGAAGGGCGAGTGTAGGTGGTGTTCAGGCGCCAACTGTACCAGCGCATAACTGTCCCTCTCAACCTCTCTTCCATGTATTTCGCAAGCTCTATTCTTGGATACGTACGTGAATCCAATGTTATCTTTTTTCGTATGTATACACTCTATACTATATactatactatatatatatatatacaccacACGACTCTTATCAATACATAAGAGAAAATCTGATAATCGAATATACACACATTAATTTGCTACTTATAAATTCAGGAGAAGGAGATGGTATTCCAGTTTACGATTTTGGtttcttctctccctttttcccCTGTTTCAAATTACAGATGTTACTTATTTAAAAGTTTTGGTTATTAAACAAGTTCCTCAAGATTATGCTAACTAAATTGCTGGGTACTTTAATACTTTTCACCTATAACAATGTAACTAAAAAACAATCTCACTGTTTTGATCGATCCTTATAATgcattaattaaagaaatgagataaaacaattttcaatggattaatttagtaattatccacattttgaaaatttatttttgaggcAGAATTTTTTATAGACTAATATGATAGTatttagtatttaaaatttatttaatggtcaaaattaattattaaaagattaactCATCAAATTATGAATAACTAACTTGAGGGTTCATGTTGGACTTTCTTACTAGCATTTTCGTTAGCTCACTATCACTTTTAACTTCTCTTAAAAATCTGTCTTAAAtctgtcaatttttttaaggcaatattttcagttttttttttttactgacagTATAAGAATttggaaaatttatttttaaagtattaatCAGTTTATGTTTTATAACAATAATTACATATACTTGGGTAGTTGAGTTATCATTCGTCAAAATTTATAACTGCTACTGAAACATTCATGACTATTAATATATGCTCTATAgatttgattatatttatttattacaatacGTATAGAATggatttattcaagacaaattAATAAGGGCCGGTGTGGGAGACATTCACTTGCAGGAAAGGAATTACGTAATACTTGTAATACTAACAAGTATCAAATagttttaaaactataaaaaaaatcaaaaaaatgcCATACAAGGAAGAAAAAGTATCATTAACCATtggtttaattacttatttaatctatataatttttaaacttatccATTTTAGTTCCTGTAATtaataagttgattttttaataCCTAAAgtttaatatctttaatttctgaaatttatattttaatttccaaaaGTTTTTgccattaaaagtttttaattttgataaggaTCCtcttagaattaaaatataaatttaaaaaatttaaagaattaaaatataaatttaaaaaatttaaagattcatttattaattataaggactaaaataaataaatttaaaaattatagagaatataattaaatcaaaacaattaattaaaaggatTAATTAAGCACCGAAACTTTGGTGTTTTGGTGTCACATTGtatagtaaaagaaattaacattaTAAATACATGTTTCACTAGTaagaaatacaaataattacatgattattattattatttttatcttatatatgatttagatttataattatggtattattaaaataattattattatataaatatatatacacacactgaAGTCATGCATCATGCATGAttaaataaagagagaaaaatacactgttaatgaatgtaattttttgttatattatcttttaaccATAAATAtcatatgataagtttattaatttcattaataaacttatcaagaataaattttaattggttgatataatataaaataatgtatacCCATTAAACTCacaaataaaacttaattagttcatgtattatattttttaacgttATTATTAAGGTGTGAGAAAATTTtcgattatattttatataaatatattaacacTTTTTTCCTATCTTTTATATGAAGAGTGTCAGTAATACActctaatacatttttttaacacattatCTATTTTTGGTTAGAATTGGCTAAAAAGTATATAATCATAAgtgaaatatattaaatatgaaatgaGACTTGAAAATTATGTAATTTCTAAGAAATCTCAACGAAGGATAGAGAGTGTATTTAAAACAGtatagtatattaaaaaaagtgttattaaCATTTTACCTTTTGCATAAATTCGTTTAGCTAATTTGAGCTATTAATATTGCATGTCTCTCAACCGTAAAATTTTTACTTACTACTTTGAGTTGATGAAGATTCTTGCATTCGATCATGTGCTTTATGACATGTTGTGCAATTGAGTAACTTGTATAAATACATCCTTGTCCCATCTCccataattaaaatagaaaataattcaaTCATATTATGTCACGGAAAATTAAGAAACGGTGCATGTGTGTACGTACtccattattgt
This region of Glycine soja cultivar W05 chromosome 17, ASM419377v2, whole genome shotgun sequence genomic DNA includes:
- the LOC114393747 gene encoding tubulin beta chain-like is translated as MREILHVQGGQCGNQIGSKFWEVICDEHGIDPTGKYTGDEASDLQLERINVYYNEASGGRYVPRAVLMDLEPGTMDSIRSGPYGKIFRPDNFVFGQSGAGNNWAKGHYTEGAELIDSVLDVVRKEAENCDCLQGFQVCHSLGGGTGSGMGTLLISKIREEYPDRMMLTFSVFPSPKVSDTVVEPYNATLSVHQLVENADECMVLDNEALYDICFRTLKLTTPSFGDLNHLISATMSGVTCCLRFPGQLNSDLRKLAVNLIPFPRLHFFMVGFAPLTSRGSQQYVSLTVPELTQQMWDAKNMMCAADPRHGRYLTASAMFRGKMSTKEVDEQMINVQNKNSSYFVEWIPNNVKSSVCDIPPRNLKMSCTFIGNSTSIQEMFRRVSEQFTAMYRRKAFLHWYTGEGMDEMEFTEAESNMNDLVAEYQQYQDATADEDEYDEEEVEEGEQAY